The following proteins are co-located in the Roseovarius arcticus genome:
- a CDS encoding sulfatase-like hydrolase/transferase, whose protein sequence is MGARQNILFIVIDQLRADCLIGDLAAHVSLPNMRALMDDAVTFTRHFSVANPCGPSRASILTGQYAMNHRSVRNGTPLRHDTPNLATELRRTGHLPLLFGYTDTSPDPRNYPSGDPALTSYEMPMPGFDEVVEMRLERSMPWRGYLRGKGYDFASYADLYVPNAQPGCAPRIDDPAIYTAADSDTAFLTDSFLGHMADRTHEGWCAHLTYIRPHPPLVAPAPYNRLVDPATLPLPRRLATPEDEMAQHPFFIPSLAAATPASMVHGLGELPTTDATVQALRAVYLGLATEVDHHVGRVVDWLKSSDQYDDTLIVLTADHGEMLGDRHAWGKMNVHDAAFHTPLIVRAPGNAQRGVQINQWTESIDIAPTILEWAGAVPPNSMDGRSLLPLLRGEVPADWRTHSFSELDFGNPLAPSPWQVALGTDICASNLAILREVGLTLVEFAADLPPMLLKMQDGLATDVAGRPEFAADLARMARVMLRHRMRHMDQTLALDAITASGAQRTHRH, encoded by the coding sequence ATGGGCGCGCGGCAGAACATCCTCTTTATAGTCATAGATCAGCTGCGCGCCGATTGCCTGATAGGTGATCTGGCCGCGCATGTCAGCTTGCCGAACATGCGCGCGCTGATGGATGATGCTGTGACATTCACGCGGCACTTTTCTGTCGCCAATCCGTGCGGGCCTTCGCGGGCGTCGATCCTGACGGGGCAGTATGCGATGAACCATCGGTCGGTTCGCAATGGCACGCCTCTCAGGCATGATACGCCGAACCTTGCCACCGAACTGCGCCGCACGGGCCACCTACCGCTGCTGTTTGGTTACACCGATACGTCGCCCGACCCGCGCAACTACCCGTCCGGTGATCCGGCGCTGACCAGCTACGAGATGCCGATGCCCGGCTTTGACGAGGTGGTAGAAATGCGGCTAGAGCGGTCGATGCCGTGGCGCGGTTACCTGCGCGGTAAGGGCTATGATTTTGCGAGCTATGCCGATCTGTACGTGCCGAATGCCCAGCCGGGCTGCGCGCCGCGCATCGACGATCCGGCGATCTATACCGCTGCTGATAGCGACACGGCGTTTCTGACGGATAGCTTTCTTGGCCACATGGCGGACCGGACGCATGAGGGCTGGTGCGCGCATCTGACTTATATCCGCCCGCACCCCCCGCTGGTCGCGCCTGCGCCGTATAACCGCTTGGTCGATCCCGCCACGTTGCCCCTTCCGCGACGGTTAGCAACGCCCGAAGATGAGATGGCACAGCATCCATTTTTCATCCCGTCGCTGGCAGCTGCCACCCCTGCCAGCATGGTGCACGGCCTTGGCGAGCTGCCTACCACCGACGCCACTGTGCAAGCGCTGCGCGCGGTCTACCTGGGGCTGGCCACCGAGGTCGATCACCACGTTGGCCGCGTGGTCGACTGGCTAAAATCTAGCGACCAGTATGACGATACGCTGATTGTGCTGACCGCCGATCATGGCGAGATGCTGGGTGATCGCCACGCGTGGGGCAAGATGAATGTGCATGACGCGGCGTTTCATACGCCTTTGATCGTGCGGGCCCCCGGCAATGCGCAGCGAGGCGTGCAGATTAATCAATGGACCGAGTCCATCGACATCGCACCGACGATCCTGGAATGGGCCGGGGCAGTGCCGCCCAATTCGATGGACGGACGCTCCCTTTTGCCACTGCTACGCGGCGAGGTTCCGGCAGATTGGCGCACTCATTCGTTTTCGGAATTGGATTTTGGCAACCCGCTTGCGCCGTCACCGTGGCAGGTAGCGTTGGGCACCGATATTTGCGCATCGAACCTCGCCATTCTGCGCGAAGTAGGCCTGACGCTGGTCGAATTTGCCGCCGATCTGCCGCCGATGTTGCTGAAGATGCAGGACGGGCTGGCAACGGATGTAGCGGGCAGGCCCGAGTTTGCCGCCGATCTGGCGCGTATGGCACGTGTGATGCTGCGGCACCGAATGCGGCATATGGACCAGACGCTGGCCCTAGACGCGATCACTGCGAGCGGTGCGCAGCGCACACATCGTCATTGA
- a CDS encoding ABC transporter permease — protein MKLSFLRISLWLYLALFFAYLLGPLVIMSITAFNSPSFPRMTPWECLTFQWFGALFRDERILNGIKNSLIVGVGTVALSVAMGLAAALMLTQIWPKMRTSFYTLIIAPILIPGVVLGISTLVFWDRVARMLGMEPGGFLSNGIFLTIIGQSTFIASYCMLVLVARLQRYDVSLTEAALDLGATHAQAFRKIMLPFMRPAIASAAVLAFLASFENYNTTTFTFGEYPTLTIELAQKVRYGITPAISALAFIIVALTVFAALANEANIRRNQLAGGGFAAVSTPKSGLHLPRFLSGNPAAILLVLVAITVITVVGTAMTYSPQQCVADVRAAKQLKAREAIEALRAAREAREPVPEAPAQAPQGENGNSSFGGVFNPNNLGGGTAPKPAPPKAKTGFGGVFDPTNLGTGE, from the coding sequence ATGAAGCTGTCCTTCCTACGCATTTCCCTCTGGCTCTACCTTGCACTCTTTTTTGCCTACCTCCTTGGCCCGCTTGTCATCATGTCGATCACGGCGTTCAACTCGCCTTCCTTCCCGCGCATGACCCCATGGGAGTGTCTGACCTTTCAGTGGTTCGGCGCACTGTTCCGCGATGAGCGTATCCTAAACGGTATCAAAAACAGCCTGATTGTGGGCGTCGGCACCGTGGCCTTATCGGTCGCTATGGGACTCGCTGCGGCGCTGATGCTGACGCAAATATGGCCCAAGATGCGCACCAGTTTCTATACGCTCATCATTGCGCCCATCCTGATCCCCGGCGTTGTGCTGGGCATATCGACCCTCGTGTTCTGGGACCGCGTCGCGCGAATGCTGGGAATGGAGCCGGGCGGCTTTTTGTCCAACGGCATTTTCCTCACGATCATCGGCCAGTCTACGTTCATCGCCTCCTACTGTATGCTGGTCCTTGTCGCGCGGCTGCAACGCTACGACGTGTCCCTGACCGAGGCGGCGCTTGATCTGGGCGCGACCCACGCGCAGGCGTTTCGCAAGATCATGTTGCCGTTTATGCGGCCCGCAATCGCGTCGGCGGCTGTGCTGGCCTTCCTCGCCTCGTTTGAGAATTACAACACGACCACATTTACATTTGGCGAATATCCAACCCTGACAATCGAGCTGGCCCAGAAGGTGCGCTATGGCATCACGCCCGCCATTTCGGCACTGGCGTTCATCATCGTGGCGCTGACTGTGTTTGCCGCGTTAGCGAATGAGGCCAATATCAGACGCAATCAGCTGGCTGGCGGAGGGTTCGCAGCCGTCAGTACACCGAAATCCGGCCTGCACCTGCCGCGGTTCCTGTCGGGCAATCCTGCCGCGATCTTGCTGGTGCTGGTTGCGATCACCGTCATTACGGTTGTCGGGACCGCGATGACCTATAGCCCGCAGCAATGTGTGGCAGACGTCCGTGCGGCCAAGCAACTAAAAGCGCGAGAGGCCATTGAGGCCCTGCGCGCCGCCCGAGAAGCGCGCGAACCGGTGCCAGAGGCGCCCGCTCAAGCTCCGCAAGGGGAGAATGGAAATTCCAGCTTTGGCGGCGTTTTCAATCCTAACAACTTGGGCGGCGGGACTGCACCCAAACCCGCGCCACCTAAGGCGAAGACAGGCTTTGGCGGTGTTTTCGATCCGACCAATCTAGGCACAGGCGAATAA
- a CDS encoding ABC transporter permease produces MPRFLTEFFKRNGILMGGLMLGLVLFWTIGLIILPQLSMLDFSFRPNLPPPEMGGPRDVYTLENYRHLVFGPEGASAAYNYVDLGVFFRTIVAAICITIFNLILCYPIAYYLGQSRGNHVRIFALMLIIPYWINEILRAFALRIIFGQTGVLNTLLVGLGIFDTPYDFIRNDIALYAGLGYAYILLMIFPIYNVIESLDRNQIEAARDMGASWLRIHRRVVIPYAKPGISSGCTMVFMLSAGALAAPQILGGPSSLWFTQIIYQWFNDNSNWPQGAAYAVVLLVTCILLVMAAMRLFKVNMGDIGK; encoded by the coding sequence ATGCCACGCTTCCTGACCGAATTTTTCAAGCGCAATGGGATCCTGATGGGCGGCCTGATGTTGGGCCTTGTCCTGTTCTGGACCATCGGACTGATCATCCTGCCGCAGCTGTCGATGCTGGATTTCTCGTTCCGGCCCAATTTGCCGCCGCCCGAAATGGGCGGTCCGCGCGATGTCTATACGCTGGAGAATTATCGCCACCTCGTTTTTGGCCCTGAGGGTGCCAGCGCGGCCTACAACTACGTCGATCTAGGCGTATTTTTCCGGACGATCGTGGCTGCCATCTGCATCACGATATTCAACCTGATCCTGTGTTATCCCATCGCCTACTATCTGGGCCAAAGCCGGGGCAACCACGTTCGGATCTTCGCACTGATGCTGATCATCCCCTACTGGATCAACGAGATTTTGCGCGCCTTCGCCCTGCGCATCATCTTTGGTCAGACTGGGGTGCTTAACACGCTGCTCGTCGGTCTTGGCATCTTTGATACGCCCTACGATTTCATTCGCAATGACATCGCGCTCTATGCGGGCCTTGGCTATGCCTACATCCTGCTGATGATTTTCCCCATCTACAACGTGATCGAAAGCTTGGATCGAAACCAGATCGAGGCCGCCCGCGACATGGGCGCGTCATGGCTGCGCATTCACCGCCGCGTTGTCATCCCCTACGCGAAACCCGGCATCAGCAGCGGCTGCACCATGGTCTTTATGCTGTCGGCCGGCGCGCTGGCTGCGCCGCAAATTCTGGGCGGGCCCAGCAGTTTGTGGTTCACGCAGATCATCTATCAGTGGTTCAACGATAACAGTAACTGGCCGCAAGGCGCGGCCTATGCCGTGGTCCTTCTGGTCACCTGTATCCTTCTGGTCATGGCCGCGATGCGCCTCTTTAAGGTGAATATGGGGGACATCGGCAAATGA
- a CDS encoding ABC transporter ATP-binding protein — MSRGIGVELKDLWIRFDDFVAVRNANVAVEGGKFFSFLGPSGCGKTTILRAVSGFLDPSEGDILIGGNSMRGIGPNKRPTALIFQNLALFPLMKVWENIAFSMEITGASAKARRKRADELLDMIALSDQADKLPSELSGGQRQRVAIARALCAEPDVLLLDEPLSALDLKLRQHMRTELREIQQRVGITFIYITHDQGEALTMSDHIAVMKAGVIDQIGTGKDVYNDPATPFVASFVGENNVFRGKVKTVSGDTALIATNRSGELVARVSPSNQGLLKPGDDAMLFIRPEAFSLAESQTGGNTQVTARVTNEEFEGSAFNIFMEGDLGKQIKVAIPNLGQSFESRQGRTIALEYDMRNAVAMPAGPMATE; from the coding sequence ATGAGCCGAGGGATTGGCGTCGAGCTGAAGGATCTGTGGATCCGGTTTGACGATTTCGTTGCCGTCAGGAATGCCAATGTCGCGGTCGAGGGGGGCAAATTCTTTAGCTTTCTTGGCCCATCAGGCTGCGGCAAAACAACTATATTGCGCGCGGTATCCGGCTTTCTGGACCCCAGTGAGGGCGACATTCTGATCGGGGGCAATTCGATGCGCGGCATCGGCCCGAACAAGCGGCCGACAGCGCTGATATTTCAAAACCTCGCGCTGTTTCCGCTGATGAAGGTTTGGGAAAACATCGCCTTTTCGATGGAAATCACCGGCGCCAGTGCCAAGGCCCGCCGCAAGCGTGCGGACGAGTTGCTGGACATGATCGCGCTGTCCGATCAGGCCGACAAACTGCCCTCTGAGCTATCTGGCGGCCAGCGCCAGCGCGTCGCCATCGCCCGCGCGCTATGCGCCGAGCCGGACGTCCTGCTACTGGACGAGCCGCTGTCGGCGCTGGACCTGAAGCTGCGCCAGCATATGCGCACCGAACTGCGCGAGATCCAGCAGCGCGTCGGCATCACATTTATCTACATCACCCACGATCAGGGCGAGGCGCTGACCATGTCCGATCATATCGCCGTCATGAAGGCCGGCGTGATCGACCAGATCGGCACCGGCAAGGATGTCTATAACGATCCTGCCACACCCTTCGTCGCGTCGTTTGTTGGGGAGAACAACGTCTTTCGCGGCAAGGTCAAAACTGTCTCGGGCGACACGGCGCTGATCGCGACCAACCGCAGCGGCGAGTTGGTCGCGCGTGTCTCGCCTTCCAATCAGGGCCTGCTAAAGCCCGGAGATGACGCTATGCTGTTCATCCGCCCCGAGGCATTTTCACTGGCCGAATCCCAGACTGGCGGCAATACGCAAGTGACTGCCCGCGTCACGAACGAGGAGTTTGAGGGCAGCGCCTTCAACATCTTTATGGAGGGCGACCTCGGCAAGCAAATCAAGGTGGCGATCCCAAATCTGGGGCAGTCATTCGAGTCGCGGCAGGGCCGCACCATCGCGCTGGAATATGACATGCGCAACGCCGTCGCCATGCCCGCCGGGCCGATGGCGACCGAATGA
- a CDS encoding extracellular solute-binding protein: protein MKITNGLSRRSVLRGGAALGGAALAAPLYSKSALASSGELNILMWSDYLPPAFIEGFEAESGIKLNYTGIGSNEEIINKMKASKGQGFDIVSPTNNRSLQWGPLELLQPFDLTRVNMDAVNPAMSQIGETAWNFDDTGSHWLPHIWGTEGVAYRTDKFLPEGDAPSYGDIWAEANAGKTMGRPHSMMLGAGLYMEASGEMEPGSVWAAYEDEETMRKIWSQISDWCIERKGRIKLLWNDADTQKNGLLNEGVIVGQTWDGPPLALKTAGEPVTYQAPKEGAMAWVDGMSLPIGAENVDQIYAFIDYAYRKEPAGKAIDDHGYNSPVLGADEFAGDAYKKNFAEAYPGNSLAELNPWPAEAPWYADVRTEFVNRFVSA from the coding sequence ATGAAAATCACCAATGGCCTTAGCCGCCGCTCCGTTCTACGCGGGGGTGCCGCGCTGGGCGGTGCCGCCCTCGCCGCGCCTCTATACAGCAAATCTGCGCTCGCCTCGTCGGGCGAGTTGAACATCCTGATGTGGTCCGACTACCTGCCGCCAGCCTTCATCGAAGGCTTTGAGGCAGAGAGTGGGATCAAGCTGAATTACACTGGCATCGGCTCCAACGAGGAGATCATCAACAAGATGAAAGCCTCCAAGGGTCAGGGTTTTGACATCGTGTCGCCCACCAACAACCGCTCGCTGCAATGGGGGCCGCTTGAGCTGCTTCAGCCTTTTGATCTGACCCGTGTGAACATGGACGCGGTCAATCCCGCCATGTCGCAGATCGGCGAAACGGCGTGGAACTTTGATGACACTGGCTCTCACTGGCTGCCGCATATCTGGGGCACCGAAGGTGTCGCGTACCGCACCGACAAGTTCCTGCCCGAAGGCGATGCACCCAGCTATGGCGATATCTGGGCCGAGGCGAACGCAGGCAAAACGATGGGCCGCCCCCACTCCATGATGCTGGGCGCCGGCCTCTATATGGAGGCGTCGGGCGAGATGGAGCCGGGATCAGTCTGGGCCGCCTACGAGGACGAGGAAACGATGCGCAAGATCTGGAGCCAGATCTCGGACTGGTGCATCGAGCGTAAGGGTCGCATCAAGCTGCTGTGGAACGACGCCGATACCCAGAAAAACGGCCTGCTAAACGAGGGCGTCATCGTCGGCCAGACATGGGACGGACCGCCCCTCGCGCTGAAAACAGCGGGCGAGCCGGTGACCTACCAAGCGCCGAAAGAGGGCGCAATGGCATGGGTCGACGGCATGTCGTTGCCCATTGGTGCCGAAAACGTTGATCAGATCTATGCCTTTATTGACTACGCCTACCGCAAGGAACCGGCAGGTAAGGCGATCGACGATCATGGCTATAACTCGCCTGTTCTGGGTGCGGACGAATTTGCCGGCGACGCCTACAAGAAGAACTTTGCCGAGGCATATCCCGGCAACAGTCTGGCCGAACTGAACCCATGGCCAGCCGAGGCACCTTGGTACGCCGACGTGCGGACCGAGTTCGTCAACCGCTTCGTCAGCGCTTAA
- a CDS encoding TetR/AcrR family transcriptional regulator, producing MTAHPVPSRTPGRPRKFDESEALAAIMKLFWEKGYEATGLSDIIAATGLGKASLYATFGNKQAMYLRALAAFEVQMIDAGARTLGDGAAPAMDRIAAFLDAPIAARRDANDSAGCFLCNASVDRATLDPDTAKIVQRCYAKLGDALERALAQIMPQDEAQRRAKMVLAVYAGLRVMARSGMDIAALEQARDDALRSLGAT from the coding sequence ATGACCGCGCATCCGGTACCGTCCCGCACACCCGGCCGCCCCCGCAAATTTGACGAGAGCGAAGCACTTGCCGCGATTATGAAACTGTTTTGGGAAAAGGGGTACGAGGCAACGGGGCTAAGCGATATTATCGCCGCGACGGGACTGGGAAAAGCCAGCCTTTATGCCACATTCGGAAATAAGCAGGCGATGTATCTGCGGGCGCTGGCAGCATTTGAGGTGCAGATGATCGACGCGGGCGCGCGCACTCTCGGCGATGGTGCTGCACCCGCAATGGACCGGATTGCTGCGTTTCTGGATGCGCCCATCGCGGCACGGCGCGACGCCAATGACTCGGCGGGCTGTTTTTTGTGCAACGCATCGGTCGACCGCGCCACGCTAGACCCCGACACCGCAAAAATTGTACAGCGCTGCTATGCGAAACTGGGCGACGCGCTGGAGCGGGCACTGGCCCAGATCATGCCCCAGGATGAGGCGCAGCGCCGCGCGAAGATGGTGCTGGCAGTTTATGCAGGCCTGCGTGTGATGGCCCGGTCCGGCATGGACATCGCTGCACTGGAGCAGGCGCGCGACGACGCGCTGCGCAGCCTTGGCGCAACCTAA
- a CDS encoding MurR/RpiR family transcriptional regulator, translating into MTKPATTVREAIRAHYAALTISERKFAQALLDNYPAAGLASITIAAANAGVSTPTLARLVQKLGYKGYPQFQQALLAELEAKASGPTQRRDQWASEVPESHLLNRFATAIGDNIQQTLANVDSAQFDSAVQMLAGTDHRLYVVGGRISRALADYAFTHFQAVRRRITHMTSSSATWPHYVLDMEEGDVLLLFDMRRYETNLLRLAQLATDRGVRVILITDQWASPVAAHAVHTFHCWTQIPSAWDSNTSTMMLLEALIAAVQEADWPQTRNRYERLDAIFDAARLFEK; encoded by the coding sequence ATGACCAAACCGGCCACGACAGTCCGCGAGGCGATCCGCGCGCACTACGCCGCGCTGACCATATCAGAGCGTAAGTTCGCGCAGGCGCTGCTGGATAATTACCCCGCGGCCGGCCTTGCCTCGATCACTATTGCCGCGGCAAATGCGGGCGTGTCGACACCCACGCTGGCACGGCTGGTGCAAAAGCTGGGCTATAAAGGGTATCCGCAATTCCAGCAGGCCCTATTGGCCGAGCTGGAGGCGAAGGCGTCTGGCCCCACACAGCGGCGCGATCAATGGGCCAGCGAGGTGCCGGAATCGCACCTACTGAATCGATTTGCTACTGCCATTGGCGACAATATCCAGCAGACGCTGGCAAATGTGGACAGTGCGCAATTCGATAGCGCGGTGCAGATGTTGGCGGGGACCGACCATCGCCTCTATGTCGTCGGCGGGCGGATTAGCCGCGCGCTGGCCGACTATGCATTTACCCATTTTCAGGCGGTGCGCCGCCGCATTACGCACATGACCTCCAGCTCGGCCACATGGCCGCATTACGTGCTGGACATGGAGGAGGGCGACGTCCTGCTGCTGTTTGACATGCGCCGGTACGAGACGAACCTGCTCCGCCTCGCGCAACTGGCGACGGATCGCGGTGTGCGCGTCATTCTGATCACCGATCAATGGGCCAGCCCGGTGGCAGCGCACGCGGTGCATACCTTTCACTGCTGGACGCAAATCCCCTCGGCATGGGACAGCAACACCTCGACCATGATGCTGCTGGAGGCGCTGATTGCCGCCGTCCAAGAGGCCGACTGGCCCCAGACGCGGAACAGGTACGAGCGGCTAGATGCGATTTTCGACGCCGCGCGTTTATTTGAGAAATAG
- a CDS encoding N-formylglutamate amidohydrolase — MPEKSQDEDVVEVIGKGAPGAALIVCEHASHRIPARYDGLGLTPEAAVSHAAWDPGARDLALHLAQSLEATLIASTVSRLVYDCNRPPEAASAMPEKSELVDVPGNAGLSAAQRDERASTIYRPFCNTVTAQIAARKDCGQPTALVTIHSFTPVYYGDPRETEIGILHDTDTALADAMLKAADKLPRRAVHRNRPYGPEDGVTHSLQIHGLANGLPNVMIEVRNDLLQTPEQIAAIGDELAQMIIPALIHLGLQTQGSAHA, encoded by the coding sequence ATGCCGGAAAAATCGCAGGATGAGGATGTAGTCGAAGTGATCGGCAAAGGCGCGCCCGGCGCCGCGCTAATCGTGTGCGAACACGCCTCGCACCGCATCCCTGCGCGCTATGACGGTTTGGGCCTAACCCCTGAGGCGGCTGTCAGCCATGCTGCTTGGGACCCCGGCGCGCGCGATCTGGCGCTGCATCTGGCGCAATCGCTAGAGGCGACGCTGATCGCCAGCACCGTCTCGCGGCTGGTTTATGACTGCAATCGCCCGCCCGAGGCCGCCTCCGCCATGCCCGAAAAATCCGAACTGGTTGATGTGCCCGGCAATGCCGGTCTAAGCGCCGCCCAGCGCGATGAGCGCGCAAGCACGATCTACCGTCCGTTTTGCAATACCGTCACCGCGCAGATTGCGGCGCGGAAGGATTGCGGCCAGCCGACAGCGCTCGTCACCATCCACAGCTTTACCCCCGTCTATTACGGCGATCCGCGCGAGACAGAGATCGGCATATTGCATGATACCGATACCGCGCTGGCAGATGCCATGCTCAAGGCTGCGGACAAGCTGCCGCGCCGCGCTGTTCACCGCAATCGCCCCTACGGGCCTGAGGACGGCGTCACCCATTCGCTGCAAATTCACGGGCTGGCAAACGGGCTGCCAAATGTGATGATTGAGGTACGAAATGACCTGCTGCAAACGCCCGAACAGATTGCCGCAATCGGCGACGAGTTGGCGCAGATGATTATTCCAGCGCTGATCCATCTAGGCCTGCAAACCCAAGGGAGCGCACATGCCTAA